The following coding sequences are from one Microbacterium sp. SORGH_AS_0969 window:
- the mpaP gene encoding daptide biosynthesis intramembrane metalloprotease produces MLRDAFAPADAPPRLADAVCIEPAAGGEHWLVSVDGVPVSRASSAVAATLRAMDGRTSLDELRRRFAPDQTREEFAALADRFRRAGLLQGSERRTAGRIVYRPPLTIQFATLRAPRLFDRLHWLVRPLLRGWARWPLAALIAGGLGALGLQAADAVAALTSPLPLLDVLVVALVLIAATFVHEGAHGVALTHGGGRPRRAGAMLLYLGPAFFVDVTDAWRLPSRASRVAVALAGPAVHVAIAAVAALGALFAPDPDVRRALLVVSCACLAVVALNLIPFVRFDGYIALMSALDEPNLRSRTMADAAASLRRLLFGGPPAPRALARWWSVPFGILSALVPTVLVVVAIERALHALSGTGAVGAFVVLALPAAVAVAVGVVVARWLAAGWTRGRGRARFVLVSTVVVAAVLGIAGAIPVDSTRTLGFTVADNRVELLAPVGATEPDVLSGGEAVDLTTSGILADLVVARGVARPTAQRASSAPLTAFSPVEVRGVEVPARVIGTVDVSAPGLPASGRAIVHLGPRSLLATVWSSHIVEPASVLFSPLVPPTSDTKESR; encoded by the coding sequence ATGCTGCGTGACGCCTTTGCCCCCGCCGATGCCCCTCCGCGGCTGGCCGACGCCGTGTGCATCGAGCCCGCAGCCGGTGGCGAGCACTGGCTCGTCAGCGTCGACGGCGTGCCCGTCTCGCGCGCCTCGTCGGCCGTCGCCGCGACGCTGCGCGCGATGGACGGGCGCACGAGCCTCGACGAGCTGCGTCGGCGGTTCGCGCCCGATCAGACGCGCGAAGAGTTCGCCGCGCTCGCGGACCGCTTTCGTCGCGCTGGTCTCCTGCAGGGCTCGGAACGCAGGACCGCGGGACGCATCGTGTACCGCCCGCCGCTGACGATTCAGTTCGCGACGCTGCGCGCCCCCCGGCTCTTCGACCGACTCCATTGGCTCGTCCGTCCATTGCTACGAGGGTGGGCGAGGTGGCCGCTGGCCGCGCTGATCGCGGGTGGGCTCGGCGCGCTCGGCCTGCAGGCCGCCGACGCGGTCGCCGCGCTGACGTCACCGCTGCCGCTGCTCGATGTCCTCGTCGTGGCCCTTGTGCTCATCGCCGCGACGTTCGTGCACGAGGGGGCACACGGAGTAGCCCTCACGCACGGCGGCGGCCGCCCCCGACGGGCCGGGGCAATGCTGTTATACCTCGGCCCGGCATTCTTCGTCGATGTCACGGACGCGTGGCGGCTGCCGTCCCGCGCCTCGCGCGTCGCGGTCGCGCTCGCCGGACCGGCCGTGCACGTCGCGATTGCTGCGGTCGCGGCGCTGGGCGCGCTCTTCGCACCCGATCCGGACGTCCGGCGCGCGCTCCTCGTCGTGAGCTGCGCGTGCCTCGCGGTCGTCGCTCTGAACCTGATCCCGTTCGTCCGCTTCGACGGCTACATCGCGCTGATGAGTGCACTGGACGAACCGAACCTCCGCTCGCGGACGATGGCGGATGCCGCGGCCTCCCTCCGTCGTTTGCTCTTCGGGGGCCCGCCTGCGCCGCGGGCTCTCGCCCGGTGGTGGAGCGTGCCTTTCGGCATCCTGAGCGCACTCGTGCCGACCGTGCTCGTCGTGGTCGCGATCGAACGGGCCCTTCATGCCTTGTCGGGGACGGGAGCGGTCGGCGCGTTCGTCGTTCTCGCACTGCCCGCTGCCGTGGCCGTCGCGGTCGGCGTCGTCGTGGCGCGATGGCTCGCGGCCGGTTGGACGCGAGGGCGGGGGCGAGCGCGGTTCGTGCTGGTGAGCACCGTCGTCGTCGCTGCCGTCCTCGGCATCGCGGGGGCGATCCCCGTCGACTCCACGCGGACGCTCGGCTTCACGGTGGCCGACAACCGCGTCGAGCTGCTGGCCCCCGTCGGCGCGACCGAGCCCGACGTCCTCTCCGGGGGAGAAGCCGTCGACCTGACGACCAGCGGCATCCTGGCCGACCTCGTTGTCGCGCGCGGAGTCGCCCGGCCCACCGCGCAGCGTGCGAGCAGCGCGCCGCTGACCGCGTTCTCACCGGTCGAGGTGCGCGGCGTGGAGGTGCCAGCCCGGGTGATCGGCACCGTCGACGTGTCCGCCCCCGGACTCCCCGCGTCCGGCCGTGCGATCGTCCACCTCGGGCCGCGGTCGCTGCTCGCGACGGTGTGGTCGAGTCACATCGTCGAGCCCGCTTCCGTTCTGTTCTCCCCCTTGGTCCCCCCGACGTCCGACACGAAAGAGTCACGATGA
- the mpaD gene encoding daptide-type RiPP biosynthesis aminotransferase, which yields MNPVWSAMSPVDLAFAADRVAVSARGHRVRFADGSERLCATSGLWNVPLGYGHPGVADAVAVALRDASYLTLFRGVHRPAQDAAAALLDLAGSDRYGRVIFSTSGGAANDVVMKLARQFQIERGEPARTLVVGLRGSYHGTMYGSHALSGDALGQAAYALDRRAVRHVDATDPGELTALLVREGARVAAVVIEPVLGTGAHPVSEALVEATLEARDEHGFLVVADEVATGFGRTGPLFASGEWSRSPDLLVLSKALTNGAIGAAAVLVGPRVVSAFTDRRATFVHGETQAGTPAVAAAILAFIDEFRRPEVRAAAQRTATGTRELADALVRDGLAVEVRGRGAFLAVALADAGGTRLSPGQIPDAIAAIAAAGAIVHPGVDGIQLIPGYGYGDGAFAELDAAIRAGLAHMAEVAG from the coding sequence GTGAACCCGGTCTGGTCGGCGATGTCGCCCGTGGACCTCGCGTTCGCCGCGGACCGCGTCGCGGTCTCGGCGCGAGGGCATCGCGTGCGGTTCGCCGACGGTTCCGAGAGGTTGTGCGCAACGAGCGGGCTGTGGAACGTCCCGCTCGGCTACGGTCACCCCGGCGTCGCCGACGCGGTCGCCGTCGCCCTGCGCGACGCGTCATACCTGACGCTTTTCCGCGGCGTGCACCGCCCGGCGCAGGACGCGGCCGCGGCGCTGCTCGATCTGGCCGGGTCCGACCGGTATGGCCGTGTGATCTTCTCGACCTCCGGGGGCGCGGCCAACGACGTCGTGATGAAGCTCGCGCGCCAATTCCAGATCGAGCGGGGCGAGCCCGCCCGCACCCTCGTCGTGGGACTCCGCGGCAGCTACCACGGTACGATGTACGGCAGCCACGCGTTGAGCGGCGATGCCCTCGGCCAAGCGGCGTATGCCCTCGACCGCCGGGCGGTGCGGCATGTCGACGCCACCGATCCGGGCGAGCTCACCGCCCTGCTGGTGCGCGAGGGCGCCCGCGTCGCCGCCGTCGTCATCGAGCCCGTCCTCGGCACGGGGGCGCATCCCGTCTCGGAGGCTCTCGTCGAGGCGACGCTGGAGGCGCGCGACGAACACGGATTCCTCGTCGTCGCCGACGAGGTCGCTACGGGTTTCGGGCGCACCGGCCCGCTGTTCGCGTCGGGGGAGTGGTCGCGCTCCCCGGATCTGCTCGTTCTCTCCAAGGCTCTGACGAACGGAGCGATAGGCGCCGCGGCTGTGCTGGTCGGCCCTCGTGTCGTGTCGGCATTCACCGATCGGCGCGCAACGTTCGTCCACGGTGAGACCCAGGCAGGTACCCCGGCGGTCGCGGCGGCGATCCTCGCGTTCATCGATGAGTTCCGACGGCCGGAGGTGCGGGCGGCCGCGCAGCGCACGGCCACCGGCACCCGGGAACTCGCCGACGCCTTGGTCCGAGACGGTCTGGCCGTCGAGGTCCGCGGGCGTGGGGCCTTCCTCGCCGTGGCCCTGGCCGATGCCGGAGGTACGCGGCTGTCGCCCGGACAGATCCCCGACGCCATCGCCGCCATCGCGGCGGCCGGCGCGATCGTGCATCCGGGGGTGGACGGCATCCAGCTCATCCCGGGGTATGGGTACGGCGATGGCGCGTTCGCCGAGTTGGACGCGGCGATCCGCGCGGGTCTGGCCCACATGGCGGAGGTGGCCGGGTGA
- the mpaA3 gene encoding MpaA3 family daptide-type RiPP has protein sequence MSNDLALRFEELDELDAPLEWWQHASYIIAIVAGTVAIAT, from the coding sequence ATGTCCAACGATCTCGCACTGCGCTTCGAGGAGCTCGACGAACTCGACGCCCCCCTGGAGTGGTGGCAGCACGCCAGCTACATCATCGCCATCGTCGCCGGGACGGTCGCCATCGCCACCTGA
- the mpaB gene encoding daptide biosynthesis RiPP recognition protein codes for MTRRAVDARDARIVGEWITGRHVAFRRAVFCASGAPTESAAAALTVDDVLLAPSGAPVATAAQVVRYDGVFDEIGDVLHAAGHAVELQHYAAAAYVELVGPTAMRFLDADGWRAFLADADLAHASGVFTSPMTDSRLRLADADVFADPFASTAPHVVHVHADGRLTAGAQGAVLGPADDIADVLALPRSRWEALAGIAAAADLMGDLAARPWLGRFVYAAELARSAGIEASDLRIDGFGWSAVSDAGQGVAPGAVARADDPFLVRTPGEVLLVDLRTRRRQRLPERTVRVVAAVQGSIDPAAAAERLARTEGLSIDAARAMCAEAERLLGVRLGVQAADGSVDVGARA; via the coding sequence GTGACGCGACGGGCAGTCGACGCGAGAGACGCGCGGATCGTCGGGGAGTGGATCACGGGGCGCCACGTCGCGTTCCGGCGGGCGGTGTTCTGCGCTTCGGGCGCGCCGACCGAGTCGGCCGCGGCGGCGCTGACGGTGGATGACGTTCTTCTCGCCCCCTCGGGTGCACCCGTCGCCACCGCGGCGCAAGTGGTCCGATACGACGGCGTCTTCGACGAGATCGGCGATGTCCTGCATGCGGCAGGGCACGCGGTCGAGCTGCAGCACTACGCCGCGGCAGCCTACGTCGAACTCGTCGGGCCGACCGCGATGCGCTTCCTCGACGCCGACGGGTGGCGGGCGTTCCTCGCCGACGCCGACCTTGCGCACGCCTCCGGGGTCTTCACCTCGCCGATGACCGACTCGCGTCTTCGTCTCGCCGACGCCGACGTGTTCGCCGATCCGTTCGCCTCGACCGCTCCACACGTCGTGCACGTGCACGCGGACGGTCGGCTGACCGCGGGTGCGCAGGGTGCGGTGCTCGGCCCCGCGGACGACATCGCGGATGTGCTCGCCTTGCCCCGTTCTCGGTGGGAGGCACTGGCCGGCATCGCGGCGGCCGCGGACCTCATGGGCGATCTGGCGGCCCGGCCGTGGCTGGGGCGCTTCGTGTACGCGGCCGAACTCGCGAGATCTGCCGGGATCGAGGCATCCGATCTGCGAATCGACGGGTTCGGCTGGTCCGCGGTTTCCGATGCGGGTCAGGGCGTCGCCCCGGGAGCGGTTGCCCGCGCCGACGATCCGTTCCTCGTGCGCACGCCCGGCGAGGTGCTGCTCGTCGACCTCCGGACGCGTCGGCGTCAGCGTCTGCCCGAACGGACTGTCCGCGTGGTCGCGGCGGTGCAGGGGTCCATCGACCCGGCGGCGGCTGCGGAGCGTCTCGCCCGCACCGAGGGGTTGTCCATCGACGCGGCGCGCGCGATGTGCGCCGAGGCTGAGCGCCTGCTGGGAGTGCGCCTGGGCGTCCAGGCGGCAGACGGTTCCGTTGATGTGGGGGCGAGGGCGTGA
- a CDS encoding iron-containing alcohol dehydrogenase, giving the protein MNFVPRRRRSTIFAGAGVGPAACARATAGRRKVVVVDGGLAPLAESLCRSGSVVPLEVDTVDAATVADLAERLRDIGAESVVAVGGGTIIDAVAVAALGPATVTWARERAESVAVVPLPAPASRSIEVVAVPTTVGTSAESNAVAMVRTAAGLRLLVGEVVRPRYAVLDETHYASLEAAVVRAGCLEILLRLAGVSTAHRAHPRAHAHAVDIARAVLAAGLGALTPSSRLRIARLSAATQRSAALRGRAPFSPRHWYLANEVSFVAGTTKMRATASVVSAVWQRIEEGDTRWGATAPLEAFWREAVRDTRLPLNPAAGIDALLSRWDLPFAPRPGAKARTAMAVRVERWWGGRGPALPGISATDVRNVLDRARWAPNPPGEASRLRPTDTPRPPRGGEHT; this is encoded by the coding sequence GTGAACTTCGTTCCTCGTCGCCGGAGGTCAACGATCTTCGCGGGGGCAGGCGTCGGCCCCGCAGCGTGCGCGAGGGCGACGGCAGGACGCCGGAAGGTCGTCGTGGTCGACGGGGGCCTGGCGCCGCTCGCGGAGAGCCTTTGCCGTTCCGGCTCGGTCGTTCCGCTCGAGGTCGACACGGTGGATGCCGCAACCGTCGCCGACCTCGCCGAACGCCTGCGCGACATCGGGGCGGAGTCGGTGGTCGCCGTCGGAGGAGGGACGATCATCGACGCAGTCGCGGTCGCCGCTTTGGGACCCGCGACCGTGACCTGGGCGCGGGAACGGGCCGAGAGTGTCGCCGTCGTGCCGCTGCCCGCGCCCGCGTCGCGATCGATCGAGGTGGTTGCCGTGCCGACGACCGTGGGCACCTCCGCGGAGTCGAACGCCGTCGCGATGGTTCGCACAGCGGCTGGTCTCCGCCTCCTCGTCGGTGAGGTCGTACGACCCCGATATGCCGTCCTGGACGAGACGCACTACGCGTCGCTCGAGGCTGCCGTCGTCCGGGCGGGATGCCTCGAGATTCTGCTGCGTCTCGCGGGCGTGAGCACCGCTCACCGCGCTCATCCGCGCGCTCATGCCCATGCCGTCGATATCGCGCGCGCCGTGCTGGCTGCGGGACTCGGCGCGCTCACGCCGTCGAGTCGTCTGCGGATCGCTCGTCTCAGCGCGGCGACGCAACGCAGCGCCGCCCTGCGCGGGCGCGCGCCCTTCAGCCCCCGCCACTGGTACCTCGCCAATGAGGTCTCCTTCGTCGCCGGCACGACGAAGATGCGGGCGACGGCCTCGGTCGTCTCCGCCGTGTGGCAGCGGATCGAAGAGGGCGACACTCGCTGGGGGGCGACCGCGCCATTGGAGGCGTTCTGGCGCGAGGCGGTCCGCGACACGCGGCTCCCCCTCAATCCGGCGGCCGGTATCGACGCTCTCCTTTCGCGCTGGGATCTGCCGTTCGCTCCTCGACCCGGCGCGAAAGCCCGGACAGCGATGGCCGTCCGGGTGGAACGGTGGTGGGGCGGTCGGGGTCCGGCACTCCCGGGAATCTCGGCCACCGACGTGCGGAATGTCCTCGATCGGGCGCGGTGGGCTCCGAACCCGCCCGGCGAGGCGTCCCGGTTGCGCCCCACGGACACTCCGAGACCGCCGAGGGGAGGTGAACACACATGA
- the mpaA1 gene encoding MpaA1 family daptide-type RiPP, whose protein sequence is MTNLTMSPQLTFEELDALEPPSWDSFYQGVLAGLTVVGIGVAIAT, encoded by the coding sequence ATGACGAATCTCACGATGAGCCCGCAGCTGACGTTCGAAGAACTCGACGCACTCGAGCCGCCGAGCTGGGACAGCTTCTACCAGGGGGTCCTCGCCGGGCTCACGGTCGTCGGCATCGGCGTCGCGATCGCGACCTGA
- the mpaA2 gene encoding MpaA2 family daptide-type RiPP, with protein MTSTLDFIELDALDAPDDGWDWFRGFSYGVALGFLALSAT; from the coding sequence GTGACATCCACCCTCGACTTCATCGAACTCGACGCGCTGGACGCCCCCGACGACGGATGGGACTGGTTCCGCGGCTTCAGCTACGGAGTGGCCCTCGGATTCCTCGCCCTGTCCGCAACCTGA
- the mpaM gene encoding daptide-type RiPP biosynthesis methyltransferase gives MTAPLTDSVCHRLADAGCVATPSDLYAGDGARFYDDLVGPDRSEIREVLDIARRVGPDVLDLAAGSGRITLPLVRTGKRVTALDLSTDMLARLRAALPAGTSCDIVVADMCDVDLGRDFDLIVLAATSITLLEPTDRHRLLATVRRHLAPRGSFVLSVAATGAARALRQPADREITVGSRSYLQSQQVEPDGARRVVNWMPLPLPPSPGPVPVLTTRLNILDGAAVTRELRVAGFSAPEVIPVVTNGVRSGEGMVLLRTRLDDGTGDAA, from the coding sequence ATGACCGCCCCGCTCACCGACTCCGTGTGTCATCGTCTGGCCGATGCCGGGTGTGTCGCCACACCGAGTGACCTCTACGCCGGCGACGGTGCCAGATTCTACGACGACCTCGTCGGCCCCGACCGGTCCGAGATCCGAGAGGTGCTTGACATCGCGCGCCGCGTCGGACCCGACGTGCTCGACCTCGCCGCCGGGAGCGGCCGGATCACGCTTCCGCTCGTCCGGACCGGCAAGCGCGTCACGGCGCTCGACCTCTCGACCGACATGCTGGCGCGTCTGCGCGCCGCGCTCCCCGCCGGAACGTCGTGCGACATCGTCGTCGCCGACATGTGCGACGTCGACCTCGGTCGTGACTTCGATCTCATCGTCCTCGCGGCGACCTCAATCACGCTGCTCGAGCCGACCGACCGCCATCGATTGCTCGCGACCGTACGACGCCATCTCGCGCCGCGCGGGTCGTTCGTGCTCTCGGTTGCCGCAACGGGTGCCGCGCGCGCGTTGCGACAACCCGCTGATCGCGAGATCACGGTCGGATCGCGCAGCTACCTCCAGTCGCAGCAGGTGGAGCCCGACGGCGCACGCCGGGTCGTCAATTGGATGCCGCTTCCGCTGCCGCCCTCGCCCGGTCCGGTGCCGGTGCTGACCACACGCCTGAACATCCTCGACGGGGCGGCTGTGACCCGCGAGTTGCGAGTCGCCGGCTTCTCGGCACCCGAGGTGATCCCGGTGGTGACGAACGGCGTACGCTCCGGCGAAGGTATGGTGCTGCTCCGCACCCGTCTCGATGACGGGACCGGCGATGCTGCGTGA